In Planctomycetota bacterium, the genomic stretch CGCTGCGCGTGTCGACCGCCTTCCCTTCGGCCTGTTCGGGGCTCATGTAGAGCGGAGTCCCGAGTGTCGTCCCGTCCTCCGTCAGGTCGCTGCCGACACCGTCGGTGAGCACCCGGGCGAGGCCGAAGTCGGCCACCTTGACCTCGCCGGTCGGGGCGACGAGGAGGTTTTCCGGCTTGATGTCGCGGTGCACGATGCCTTGCCCCGCGGCGCGCTCCAGCGCCGCTCCGACCTGGCCGAGGACCGAGAGGGCTTGCCGGCCGTCGAGCGTGCCACGGCGGTCGAGCCAGGCCCGGAGCGTGGGGCCGGCGACATATTCCTCGGCGAGGAGATGCGTGCCGTCGATGCACGCGACCTCGTGGATCTGCACGATGTTGCCGTGGACCAGCGCCGCCGCGGCCCGCGCCTCCTGCGTGAAGCGCTGCACGGCGCCCGGCTGGGCGACTGTCCGCGGGCGGAGGATCTTCACGGCCACGTGCCGGCCGAGCGACTGCTGCTCGGCGAGGTAGACGTCGGCCATCGCCCCGCGGCCGAGGAGGCGCAGGAGCCCATAGCCCCCCAGCCGACGGCCGGAAAGATCGTCGGGCGGCGGCGGGGCGGACGGGG encodes the following:
- a CDS encoding serine/threonine protein kinase yields the protein MTGMEHSPSAPPPPDDLSGRRLGGYGLLRLLGRGAMADVYLAEQQSLGRHVAVKILRPRTVAQPGAVQRFTQEARAAAALVHGNIVQIHEVACIDGTHLLAEEYVAGPTLRAWLDRRGTLDGRQALSVLGQVGAALERAAGQGIVHRDIKPENLLVAPTGEVKVADFGLARVLTDGVGSDLTEDGTTLGTPLYMSPEQAEGKAVDTRSDLYSLGATLYHLLAGTPPFTGATPIAVAMAHVTQPCPPLAERRGDLPADVVAIVTRLLAKDPQDRFATPAELLGAVAAAEHALDPPMRRHDPSPMAWSATGAPWDSALAVGTAAPPGRSWLQTRTVEMRDATKRLQDAMEREHLRRESDRRMWLAVVAAGVASASLGYVIGRTRPRTGRLFRSSR